One window of the Roseovarius sp. THAF9 genome contains the following:
- the trbL gene encoding P-type conjugative transfer protein TrbL — protein sequence MGGTGVIDNFLGVFTNYIDSGFGLLGGEVAFIATTLIVIDVTLAALFWSWGADDDIIARLVKKTLFVGVFAYIIGNWNNLARIVFESFAGLGLMASGTGFTAADLMRPGRVAQTGLDAARPLLESISDLMGWVAFFENFIQIACLLFAWALVLLAFFILSIQLFITLIEFKLTTLAGFVLIPFGLFGKTAFMAERVLGNVISSGIKVLVLAVIIGIGSTLFSQFTAGFGGVTPTIDEAMSVVLAALSLLGLGIFGPGIANGIVSGGPQLGAGAAVGTGLAVGGAALAGAGAAGLAARGGGMALSGTAAAARGGASASGGAATAYSLGSAGQSGAAGVASGLGAVASTGAKAATSPLRSAAARASGSMKQSFQSGARSAFEATGGNLGDASSSSAPVSSSAAAGGPPDWAKRMKRSQRLSHGVQAAAHAVRSGDSHGGASSVNLSEGNRS from the coding sequence ATGGGCGGCACCGGCGTCATCGACAATTTCCTGGGGGTCTTCACCAACTATATCGACAGCGGCTTCGGTCTGCTCGGCGGTGAGGTCGCCTTCATCGCCACCACGTTGATCGTCATCGACGTGACGCTCGCCGCGCTCTTCTGGTCCTGGGGCGCCGACGACGACATCATCGCACGGCTCGTCAAGAAGACCCTCTTCGTCGGCGTCTTCGCCTATATCATCGGCAACTGGAACAACCTCGCTCGCATCGTCTTCGAGAGCTTCGCCGGCCTCGGCCTGATGGCCTCGGGCACCGGCTTCACCGCAGCCGATCTGATGCGTCCGGGCCGTGTCGCCCAGACCGGGCTCGATGCGGCGCGTCCCCTGCTCGAATCCATTTCCGATCTGATGGGCTGGGTCGCCTTCTTCGAGAACTTCATCCAGATCGCCTGCCTGCTCTTTGCCTGGGCGCTGGTTCTGCTCGCCTTCTTCATCCTGTCGATCCAGCTCTTCATCACCCTGATCGAGTTCAAGCTAACGACGCTCGCCGGCTTCGTCCTCATCCCCTTCGGCCTCTTCGGCAAGACCGCCTTCATGGCCGAACGGGTGCTCGGCAACGTCATCTCGTCCGGAATCAAGGTGCTGGTCCTTGCGGTCATCATCGGCATTGGCTCGACCCTCTTCTCGCAATTCACCGCCGGTTTTGGCGGCGTCACGCCGACGATCGACGAGGCCATGTCCGTGGTGCTCGCGGCGCTATCGCTGCTCGGCCTCGGCATCTTCGGACCGGGCATCGCCAACGGCATCGTCTCAGGCGGGCCGCAACTCGGCGCCGGCGCTGCGGTCGGAACCGGGCTTGCCGTAGGCGGAGCCGCCCTGGCGGGTGCCGGTGCCGCGGGTCTCGCAGCGAGAGGCGGCGGCATGGCGCTCTCCGGTACGGCCGCCGCCGCGCGCGGCGGCGCATCGGCCTCAGGTGGAGCCGCAACTGCCTATAGCCTCGGTTCGGCCGGTCAGTCCGGCGCCGCTGGCGTTGCTTCCGGTCTCGGCGCGGTGGCGAGCACAGGCGCGAAGGCCGCGACGTCCCCGTTGCGGAGCGCCGCGGCCAGAGCGTCCGGCAGCATGAAGCAGAGTTTCCAGTCGGGCGCCCGGTCGGCCTTCGAGGCGACCGGCGGGAACCTGGGTGATGCATCCAGTAGCTCGGCTCCCGTCTCTTCTTCCGCCGCAGCAGGCGGTCCGCCGGATTGGGCCAAGCGGATGAAGCGTTCGCAGCGTCTCTCCCACGGTGTCCAGGCCGCCGCGCATGCCGTGCGCTCCGGCGACAGCCATGGCGGCGCCAGTTCTGTCAATCTTTCCGAGGGGAACCGCTCATGA
- a CDS encoding DUF2274 domain-containing protein, translating into MTTKLKLSSVPDDKPVKLTVELPPDVHRDLLDYAAVMARETGQAAPEPAKLIAPMLQRFMATDRAFTKARKTLHQPSRPRAPDSETA; encoded by the coding sequence ATGACAACCAAGCTGAAGCTCTCATCCGTCCCCGACGACAAACCGGTAAAACTGACGGTGGAGCTTCCTCCGGATGTCCACCGCGATCTGCTCGACTATGCAGCCGTGATGGCGCGCGAAACCGGACAGGCAGCGCCCGAACCGGCGAAACTGATCGCGCCCATGCTTCAGCGATTCATGGCAACGGACCGGGCCTTCACGAAGGCGCGGAAAACCTTGCACCAGCCTTCGCGACCTCGCGCGCCAGACTCAGAAACCGCCTGA
- the trbF gene encoding conjugal transfer protein TrbF produces MSFFKRSTTHYGKSPEPETPYQRAAQVWDERIGTARVQARNWRLMAFGCLILSGGFASALVWQSTTGNVVPWVVEVDNLGEAHTVGPADASFEPSDPQIAFHLAHFIEQVRAIPADAIIVRQNWLRAYEFTTDRGALALNDYARANDPFTRVGRQQIAVEVSSVIRASPNSFRVAWTERHYENGQLSTTERWTAILTIVIQPPRDAERLRANPLGIYVNAINWSREMGQ; encoded by the coding sequence ATGAGTTTCTTCAAACGATCCACCACCCATTACGGCAAATCCCCCGAACCGGAGACGCCATATCAACGCGCGGCCCAGGTCTGGGACGAACGCATCGGTACCGCCCGCGTGCAGGCCCGCAACTGGCGTCTGATGGCGTTCGGCTGCCTGATCCTCTCCGGCGGCTTCGCAAGCGCCCTAGTCTGGCAGTCCACGACCGGCAACGTCGTGCCCTGGGTCGTCGAAGTCGACAATCTCGGCGAAGCCCATACTGTCGGCCCCGCGGACGCCAGCTTCGAGCCAAGCGATCCGCAGATCGCCTTCCATCTCGCACACTTTATCGAGCAGGTGCGCGCGATCCCCGCCGACGCGATCATCGTCCGCCAGAACTGGCTGCGCGCCTATGAGTTCACCACCGATCGCGGCGCGCTGGCGCTCAACGACTACGCGCGCGCCAACGACCCGTTCACACGGGTCGGACGTCAGCAGATCGCCGTGGAGGTCTCGAGCGTCATTCGCGCCTCGCCGAATTCCTTCCGCGTCGCCTGGACGGAGCGACACTACGAGAACGGCCAACTCTCCACGACGGAGAGATGGACCGCGATCCTGACCATCGTCATCCAGCCCCCGCGCGACGCCGAGAGGCTGCGCGCCAACCCGCTCGGTATCTACGTCAACGCCATCAACTGGTCGCGGGAGATGGGTCAATGA
- the trbK-alt gene encoding putative entry exclusion protein TrbK-alt, which produces MEGKMLARIGAIIFVAFAITATVIELTREEEPVPPAPAPALAPAVDPLRAEQRRCQQLGEAAVRDAECLAVWAETRDRFLGRAPSGAASRDEE; this is translated from the coding sequence ATGGAGGGGAAGATGCTGGCGCGGATCGGAGCGATCATCTTCGTCGCCTTCGCCATCACGGCGACGGTGATCGAATTGACGCGCGAAGAGGAGCCTGTCCCGCCGGCCCCCGCTCCGGCGCTTGCGCCCGCCGTCGATCCGTTGCGCGCGGAACAGCGCCGCTGCCAGCAACTCGGCGAAGCTGCGGTCCGCGACGCCGAGTGTCTCGCGGTCTGGGCTGAGACCCGCGACCGTTTCCTCGGCCGCGCACCGTCCGGCGCCGCATCCAGAGACGAGGAATAG
- the trbG gene encoding P-type conjugative transfer protein TrbG, whose product MSTIVRKPALPVLRKTALPLVLISASALAGCATYRPPEISYDDSVPPLPTVERPAVDERPRPLHTPPAWTVARGGQASSTPTGRVENANAAARVEPRQEGYYNAIQIYPWSEGALYQVYAAPGQITNIALEPGEALTGAGPIAAGDTARWIIGDTESGSGTSRRVHILVKPTRPDIVTNLVITTDRRTYMIELRSRDDPYMPAVAWAYPQPPATQRATPTTPRIPAASARHYRYGLQGHSPPWRPVSVFDDGRRVYIVFPAGIVQGEMPPLFVLGSDGEPEIVNSRIYRNILIVDRIFAAAELRLGSGDRQQTVRIVRTDGRPGS is encoded by the coding sequence ATGAGCACGATTGTCCGCAAACCCGCGCTTCCGGTTCTCCGTAAAACCGCATTGCCGCTTGTGCTGATTTCCGCATCGGCGCTCGCCGGATGCGCCACCTATCGCCCGCCGGAGATCAGCTACGATGACAGCGTGCCGCCGCTGCCCACGGTCGAGCGACCCGCGGTCGATGAACGGCCGAGGCCGCTCCACACGCCGCCGGCATGGACGGTCGCGCGAGGTGGACAGGCATCTTCCACACCGACGGGACGGGTCGAGAACGCCAATGCGGCCGCACGTGTCGAGCCCCGGCAGGAAGGCTATTACAACGCCATCCAGATCTATCCCTGGAGCGAGGGCGCGCTCTATCAGGTCTATGCCGCCCCCGGCCAGATCACCAATATCGCGCTCGAACCGGGTGAAGCGCTGACCGGCGCCGGTCCCATCGCCGCCGGCGATACCGCCCGCTGGATCATCGGTGACACGGAGAGTGGTTCGGGGACATCCCGGCGCGTTCATATCCTCGTCAAGCCGACGCGGCCCGACATCGTCACCAACCTCGTCATCACCACAGACCGGCGCACCTACATGATCGAGCTGCGATCGCGCGACGATCCCTACATGCCCGCCGTCGCCTGGGCCTATCCGCAGCCGCCCGCCACGCAGCGCGCAACGCCGACAACACCGAGGATCCCGGCGGCGTCGGCACGCCATTACCGCTATGGCTTGCAGGGCCACAGTCCGCCCTGGCGGCCGGTCTCGGTCTTCGACGACGGGCGACGGGTCTACATCGTCTTCCCTGCCGGGATCGTGCAGGGCGAGATGCCGCCGCTCTTCGTCCTCGGTTCGGATGGCGAGCCGGAGATCGTCAACAGCCGCATCTACCGAAACATCCTGATCGTGGACCGCATCTTCGCGGCGGCCGAGCTACGGCTTGGCAGCGGCGATCGCCAGCAGACCGTCAGGATCGTGCGCACCGACGGGAGGCCCGGATCATGA
- a CDS encoding TrbI/VirB10 family protein codes for MRLRGTPPRVTRLSRRVLAGLGVVGALGVGGALIYALQTPDNGAGSDELYSTENRNTADGLNELPSDYTGPVLGPPLPGDLGRPILDAQERGQPVPPPAINAPAVDPEEQRRLAEEEAARTSRVFFQTAPGAARETSAPNIAGLNLGNQPGATQNNDLAFLNAPVDRRTVSLDRVMPPASPFVLQAGSVIPAALITGIRSDLPGQITAQVTQHIYDSPTGSMVLIPQGTRIIGEYSNDVAFGDRRVLLVWNRLIFPNGRSIVLERQPGADTQGYAGLEDGVDYHWWDLAKAAGLSTLLSVGAELTMDDDDRLIQAIRNGAQDTINDAGQQIVQRQLQVAPTLTIRPGFPVRVIVTRDLVLEAYGD; via the coding sequence ATGCGCCTCCGGGGAACCCCGCCGCGCGTCACGCGGCTCTCGCGCCGCGTTCTCGCCGGCCTCGGTGTGGTCGGAGCGCTCGGGGTCGGCGGCGCCCTGATCTACGCGCTTCAGACGCCCGACAATGGCGCTGGCAGCGACGAACTTTATTCGACCGAGAACCGCAATACCGCCGACGGATTGAACGAGTTGCCCAGCGACTACACCGGTCCCGTGCTCGGTCCACCACTTCCCGGCGATCTCGGCCGCCCGATCCTCGATGCACAGGAGCGCGGACAGCCCGTCCCGCCGCCCGCCATCAACGCGCCGGCCGTCGATCCGGAGGAACAACGACGGCTGGCCGAAGAGGAAGCGGCGCGCACCAGCCGGGTGTTCTTCCAGACCGCACCTGGCGCGGCGAGGGAAACATCAGCGCCAAACATCGCAGGGCTCAATCTCGGCAACCAACCGGGCGCCACACAGAACAACGATCTCGCCTTCCTCAACGCCCCGGTGGACCGGCGTACCGTGTCGCTCGATCGCGTCATGCCACCGGCATCGCCCTTCGTGCTGCAGGCCGGGTCCGTCATTCCGGCAGCGCTGATTACCGGCATCCGCTCCGACCTTCCCGGTCAGATAACGGCACAGGTCACCCAGCACATCTACGACAGTCCCACCGGCAGCATGGTGCTGATCCCGCAGGGTACGCGCATCATCGGCGAGTACAGCAACGACGTTGCCTTCGGCGACCGGCGTGTGCTGCTCGTCTGGAACCGGCTGATCTTCCCCAACGGCCGTTCGATCGTTCTCGAACGCCAGCCCGGCGCCGATACCCAAGGCTATGCCGGGCTCGAAGACGGGGTCGATTATCACTGGTGGGACCTGGCCAAGGCGGCCGGCCTCTCGACCCTGCTTTCGGTCGGGGCCGAACTCACCATGGATGACGACGACCGTCTGATCCAGGCGATCCGTAACGGCGCGCAAGATACGATCAACGACGCCGGCCAGCAGATTGTCCAACGCCAGTTGCAGGTCGCACCGACGTTGACCATCCGGCCGGGGTTCCCGGTGCGTGTGATCGTCACACGAGATCTCGTCCTCGAAGCTTACGGAGACTGA
- the trbJ gene encoding P-type conjugative transfer protein TrbJ, with translation MKTRKSRSRAARFAAALIAAPVAVLPMVLPPPASAAWIVYDPTNYAQNVLQAARALDQINNQITSLQNEAQMLINQARNLTSLPYSSLQQLQQAVGRTQSLLQQAQNIAFDVQQIDQAFQQKYANIDLSTSEQQLVADARSRWENTVGGLQDAMRVQAGVIGNIATNRAQMEALVDQSQGATGALQATQAGNQLLALQAQQLSDLTAVIAANGRAQALTDAERAAAAEQGRVQRERFLTPGSGYQPGNAQMFNTGNN, from the coding sequence ATGAAGACACGTAAATCCCGTTCGCGCGCGGCCCGCTTTGCCGCCGCGCTCATCGCCGCGCCGGTCGCGGTGCTGCCGATGGTACTGCCGCCACCGGCTTCGGCGGCATGGATCGTCTACGATCCCACCAACTATGCGCAGAACGTGCTGCAGGCGGCACGCGCCCTCGACCAGATCAACAATCAGATCACATCGCTGCAGAACGAAGCGCAGATGCTCATCAACCAGGCGCGCAACCTGACAAGCCTACCTTACTCCTCCTTGCAGCAATTGCAGCAGGCGGTCGGGCGCACGCAATCCCTGCTTCAGCAGGCGCAGAACATCGCCTTCGACGTCCAGCAGATCGACCAGGCCTTCCAGCAGAAATACGCCAATATCGACCTGAGCACTTCCGAGCAGCAGCTCGTCGCCGATGCCCGCTCGCGCTGGGAAAACACCGTTGGCGGTCTGCAGGACGCGATGCGCGTCCAGGCTGGCGTTATCGGCAATATCGCGACCAACCGCGCCCAGATGGAAGCGCTGGTTGACCAGAGCCAGGGCGCGACTGGCGCGCTGCAGGCGACCCAGGCCGGCAATCAGCTCCTCGCATTGCAGGCGCAGCAGCTCTCCGACCTCACGGCCGTCATTGCCGCCAACGGCCGCGCCCAGGCGCTGACCGACGCCGAGCGCGCGGCCGCAGCCGAACAGGGGCGCGTCCAACGCGAGCGCTTCCTGACGCCCGGCAGCGGTTATCAGCCCGGCAACGCACAGATGTTCAACACCGGCAACAACTGA